One Roseimaritima multifibrata DNA window includes the following coding sequences:
- a CDS encoding mechanosensitive ion channel family protein, whose protein sequence is MPYLKKLFFACSIVLVASFGSAIVSAQDQAAETVILDQEDEAEIETPDKVEVDPVAVDEDISARLENIFSATGWFEGAEVRTDEGVVFLTGIADNEKHREWAERVSQRTSDVVAVVNQIRVKDRPIWDFQPAVFQLRQLGRNFVQLLPLLAIGTLVIFLSYLAAKLGATVARRVTARRLDSQLLQQVIASVVAVLVMLVGIYIALKVSGLSRLAVTVLGGTGLIGLALGFAFRDIAENYLASILISLNRPFRVGDLIELEGQKGFVRRVTTRGTLLLTVDGNHIQIPNSTVYKAILTNYSSSPRVRKEFVMGIGYDDSVTEAQEIVHEVLTGHEAVLSEPSPLVLVDSLGASTVNLVTRFWLDTERFDAASVCSVLMRQAKTALSDADISMPDEAREVVFPDGVPVAMLETGGAAERETNRDSRVAHDRAANTRSDKADSNTAEGNLANKDETIQDHAKEAESDAEPNLIS, encoded by the coding sequence ATGCCTTATCTGAAGAAGCTGTTCTTTGCTTGCTCAATCGTCTTGGTTGCTTCCTTCGGATCGGCGATCGTGTCGGCTCAGGATCAGGCAGCCGAAACCGTGATCCTGGATCAGGAAGATGAGGCGGAAATTGAGACGCCGGACAAGGTGGAGGTTGATCCGGTCGCGGTCGACGAAGATATTTCGGCTCGGTTGGAGAACATCTTTTCGGCGACCGGTTGGTTCGAAGGAGCGGAGGTGCGGACCGACGAGGGGGTCGTTTTTCTCACGGGAATCGCCGACAACGAGAAGCACCGTGAATGGGCTGAGCGGGTATCGCAGCGGACCTCCGATGTGGTCGCTGTCGTCAATCAGATCAGGGTTAAAGATCGTCCGATCTGGGATTTTCAGCCCGCAGTTTTCCAGTTGCGGCAGCTTGGTCGTAACTTTGTGCAGCTGCTGCCGCTGTTGGCAATTGGCACCTTGGTGATATTTCTGTCCTATTTGGCCGCGAAGCTGGGAGCCACCGTGGCGCGGCGTGTTACCGCTCGCCGACTGGACAGTCAGTTGCTTCAGCAGGTGATCGCCAGCGTCGTGGCGGTCCTTGTCATGTTGGTCGGGATTTATATCGCTTTGAAGGTTTCTGGACTTAGCCGATTGGCGGTCACTGTCTTGGGGGGTACGGGGCTTATTGGACTGGCACTTGGATTCGCGTTTCGAGACATCGCTGAGAACTATCTTGCGAGCATTCTGATTAGCTTGAATCGGCCCTTTCGCGTAGGCGACCTGATTGAACTGGAGGGGCAGAAGGGGTTTGTGCGGCGCGTCACCACCAGGGGAACCCTGTTATTGACCGTGGATGGCAACCATATCCAAATTCCCAATAGCACCGTCTATAAAGCGATCCTCACGAACTATTCCTCGTCACCGCGGGTGCGCAAGGAATTCGTGATGGGAATTGGCTATGACGATTCGGTTACCGAAGCCCAAGAGATCGTCCACGAGGTGTTAACCGGGCACGAAGCGGTGCTCAGTGAGCCATCGCCATTAGTGCTTGTTGATTCACTGGGGGCTTCAACGGTGAATTTGGTAACTCGGTTTTGGTTGGATACGGAGCGTTTTGATGCCGCGTCGGTCTGTAGTGTGTTGATGCGTCAAGCGAAGACCGCGCTGAGTGACGCGGACATTAGCATGCCTGACGAAGCTCGCGAAGTCGTTTTCCCTGACGGTGTGCCTGTAGCGATGTTGGAAACCGGTGGTGCGGCTGAGCGAGAAACGAATCGAGATTCCAGGGTGGCGCACGACCGTGCTGCAAATACGAGGTCGGACAAAGCGGATTCGAACACCGCTGAGGGAAATTTGGCGAACAAAGACGAGACCATACAAGACCACGCCAAAGAAGCCGAATCGGATGCTGAACCGAACTTAATCTCCTAA
- a CDS encoding GlsB/YeaQ/YmgE family stress response membrane protein, with the protein MFWLIGWVLFGLVVGAIARAIYPGSQPMGLFKTMLLGIAGSLAGGFVGYLIVGGSALQSAGWVGSLLGAIALIAIGQRRSEVNRRVGA; encoded by the coding sequence ATGTTTTGGCTTATTGGTTGGGTGCTGTTTGGCTTGGTTGTCGGAGCAATCGCACGTGCGATTTACCCTGGATCGCAGCCGATGGGGTTGTTCAAAACGATGTTGCTGGGGATTGCGGGATCCCTGGCTGGAGGTTTTGTCGGCTACCTAATCGTCGGCGGTTCTGCTCTTCAGTCTGCAGGCTGGGTGGGGTCGCTATTGGGAGCCATCGCGTTGATCGCGATTGGCCAACGCCGCAGCGAGGTCAATCGTCGCGTGGGGGCATGA
- a CDS encoding hypervirulence associated TUDOR domain-containing protein, with amino-acid sequence MAKYHEGSKVKWKWGDGYGRGKVQSTFTKKVTRKIDGTEVTRNGCTDNPAYYVTVDDTNNVLKLESELESDT; translated from the coding sequence ATGGCTAAATATCACGAAGGGTCGAAAGTGAAGTGGAAATGGGGCGACGGGTATGGACGAGGTAAGGTCCAATCAACCTTCACTAAAAAAGTAACGCGAAAAATCGACGGGACGGAAGTCACCCGGAACGGGTGCACCGACAATCCAGCCTACTACGTGACGGTTGACGACACGAACAACGTCCTCAAGCTGGAATCGGAACTAGAAAGTGATACGTAA
- a CDS encoding heavy metal translocating P-type ATPase — MATIQITATDPVCGMTVKTHDSRSSEYQGKTYYFCSAGCQQKFEDDPAGVLEARAKKDGENKDAQPADESGKHSCCGGHGPSTTNVSAKKPQPADSSAIYTCPMHLEIEQVGPGDCPICGMDLEPKFVDIANDGDDEQYNDMKRRFWVGVALSVPLLVIAMGPMLGLRVADWMSNTAFGWLQLALATPVVFSAGWPLLVRGAKSFRSMNLNMFSLIMVGTMAAYLFSLIVVLMPGVIPEAFFENGVPPLYFEAAAVIITLVLLGQVLELRARQQTGGAIRELMQLAPETATRISDNGEEEVALDSVHKGDRLRVRPGEKVPVDGRVMSGSSSVDESMLTGEPIPVQKSEGDSVTGGTLNQTGALVMEAIGVGGDTVLNRIVQMVADAQRSRAPIQKLVDVVARYFVPTVIACAIAAFIGWAVWGPEPQLAHAFVAAVAVLIIACPCALGLATPMSVMVGVGRGAKEGVLIKNAEVLEVMEKVDTIVVDKTGTLTQGRPAVTAVETFGKWSEDDVLILAASVEAQSEHPLADAVVRRAKADDLPIHEATDFKSITGGGVQAHVDDHTILIGKTDLLQQHNVAEVDAGLNAAKNHQTEGATVVFVSIDDQLAAILAITDPIKESTPNALQTLHELGLKVIMLTGDAEPTAKAVATKLGIDEFHAGVSPEDKHAFVRKLKNDGKIVAMCGDGINDAPALAEANVGIAMGTGTGVAIESAGVTLVGGDLRGVAAAGNLSRKTMSNIRQNLFFAFVYNAMGIPIAAGLLYPVFGLLLSPMIAAAAMSFSSVSVIANALRLRSVKLD; from the coding sequence ATGGCTACGATTCAGATCACCGCCACCGATCCCGTCTGCGGAATGACCGTCAAGACGCACGATTCACGTAGTAGCGAGTACCAAGGTAAAACCTACTACTTTTGCAGTGCCGGCTGCCAACAAAAATTCGAGGATGATCCCGCTGGAGTCCTCGAGGCTCGAGCGAAAAAAGACGGCGAAAATAAAGACGCTCAGCCTGCGGACGAAAGCGGCAAACACTCGTGCTGCGGCGGACATGGTCCTTCAACCACCAACGTGAGTGCTAAAAAACCACAGCCTGCAGATTCATCCGCGATCTATACCTGCCCGATGCACCTGGAAATCGAGCAAGTCGGTCCAGGCGACTGTCCGATTTGCGGCATGGACTTGGAACCGAAATTCGTCGACATCGCCAACGATGGTGACGACGAACAGTACAACGACATGAAGCGGCGGTTCTGGGTCGGAGTCGCCCTGTCTGTGCCACTGCTGGTGATCGCGATGGGCCCAATGCTGGGCTTGCGTGTTGCAGACTGGATGAGCAACACCGCGTTTGGTTGGCTGCAACTGGCACTTGCAACACCGGTTGTCTTTTCGGCGGGTTGGCCTCTTTTAGTACGAGGTGCTAAATCGTTTCGCAGCATGAACCTAAACATGTTCTCGCTAATCATGGTCGGGACGATGGCGGCCTATTTGTTCAGTCTGATCGTCGTGTTAATGCCAGGCGTGATTCCCGAGGCGTTCTTTGAAAATGGAGTTCCACCGCTGTACTTCGAAGCCGCCGCGGTAATCATTACTTTAGTACTGCTAGGGCAAGTCTTAGAACTGCGAGCCCGCCAGCAGACCGGCGGCGCGATTCGCGAACTGATGCAGCTAGCCCCTGAAACCGCCACACGAATCAGCGATAACGGTGAAGAAGAAGTCGCATTAGATTCCGTCCACAAGGGCGACCGATTGCGGGTCCGCCCTGGCGAGAAGGTCCCGGTTGACGGACGCGTGATGAGTGGGTCAAGCAGCGTTGACGAGTCGATGCTGACGGGCGAGCCGATTCCGGTTCAGAAATCCGAAGGCGATTCGGTCACCGGTGGGACGCTTAACCAGACCGGCGCGTTGGTAATGGAGGCGATCGGTGTGGGAGGCGACACCGTCCTGAACCGTATCGTACAAATGGTAGCCGACGCCCAGCGAAGTCGTGCACCGATTCAAAAACTGGTCGATGTGGTTGCACGCTACTTCGTCCCAACGGTCATCGCGTGCGCGATCGCCGCCTTCATTGGCTGGGCGGTGTGGGGCCCCGAACCGCAGTTGGCTCACGCTTTTGTTGCCGCCGTGGCGGTTCTGATTATTGCCTGCCCCTGTGCACTGGGACTGGCAACACCGATGAGCGTAATGGTCGGTGTCGGTCGCGGTGCCAAAGAAGGCGTGCTGATCAAAAATGCGGAAGTACTGGAGGTCATGGAAAAAGTCGACACGATTGTCGTTGATAAGACAGGCACCCTGACTCAAGGGCGGCCCGCCGTCACTGCCGTCGAAACATTCGGCAAATGGAGTGAAGACGACGTGTTGATCTTAGCTGCATCCGTCGAAGCACAAAGCGAGCACCCGCTCGCGGACGCCGTCGTCCGTCGCGCCAAAGCAGATGACCTTCCAATACACGAAGCCACCGATTTCAAGAGCATCACCGGCGGAGGCGTACAAGCTCACGTCGACGACCACACGATCTTGATCGGCAAAACCGATTTACTGCAGCAGCACAACGTGGCCGAAGTCGACGCTGGTCTTAACGCTGCGAAAAATCATCAAACCGAAGGGGCAACCGTCGTCTTTGTCTCGATCGACGATCAGCTTGCGGCAATCCTTGCGATCACCGACCCGATTAAAGAAAGCACGCCGAACGCGCTGCAAACGCTACATGAACTGGGACTGAAGGTCATCATGCTAACCGGCGATGCCGAACCAACGGCCAAAGCCGTCGCCACGAAACTGGGCATCGATGAATTCCACGCGGGCGTCTCCCCTGAGGACAAGCATGCCTTCGTTCGCAAATTAAAAAACGATGGCAAGATCGTGGCAATGTGCGGTGACGGAATCAATGATGCACCCGCACTTGCCGAAGCGAACGTTGGCATTGCGATGGGCACAGGAACAGGCGTGGCGATCGAATCGGCTGGCGTAACACTTGTCGGAGGCGACCTGCGTGGTGTCGCCGCTGCGGGGAACCTAAGCCGTAAAACGATGAGCAATATCCGCCAAAACCTGTTCTTTGCCTTTGTCTACAACGCGATGGGAATCCCTATCGCTGCAGGGCTTTTATACCCCGTCTTTGGACTGCTGCTCAGTCCGATGATCGCGGCGGCGGCGATGAGTTTCAGTAGCGTTTCGGTGATCGCAAACGCACTGCGACTGCGTTCAGTGAAACTTGACTAA
- a CDS encoding SDR family oxidoreductase: protein MSQAEINRVLVCGATGYVGGRLVPKLLEEGLEVRCLVRSPEKIRAFSWAGHPQLEVIEGNLDNSEIVHRAAQDTDAVYYLVHSMISAGEDYAKRDRELANAFLTGMRGTNCRRIIYLGGLGELGPDLSRHLHSRREVAEILCNSEFDTTVFRAAMIIGSGSASFEILRYLVERLPIMITPKWVKMETQPIAIRDVLRYLVECLKVPETADRVIDIGGTDVFTYQQLMQVMAKSLGLTKRIILPIPVLTPKLSSAWISLVTPVNASIARPLAEGLRNRTVCRDDTAQRLMPGPLLGVKEAIDAALGKWRMDDVETRWSTAGAMPGDPEWSGGKVFLDQRRRNVNASARQTFTALSQIGGKYGYWGADWLWWLRGLMDKAIGGPGLRRGRRHPKKLSYGEAVDFWRVNGYKNGEWLRLTAEMKLPGVAELEFQVEAVDDTHSCITQTARFRPSGLLGLAYWYAVLPLHFFVFPKMINGIVRDAEKPTD from the coding sequence TTGTCGCAAGCAGAAATCAATCGAGTCCTGGTTTGTGGAGCCACCGGTTACGTCGGCGGGCGTTTGGTTCCGAAGCTGTTAGAAGAGGGCCTAGAGGTCCGATGCCTGGTACGCAGCCCTGAGAAAATCCGAGCGTTTTCGTGGGCAGGGCACCCGCAACTGGAGGTCATCGAAGGGAACCTGGACAACTCCGAAATCGTTCATCGAGCAGCCCAAGATACCGATGCGGTCTACTACTTAGTCCATTCGATGATCAGTGCGGGAGAGGACTACGCGAAACGCGATCGTGAACTTGCCAACGCCTTTTTGACAGGCATGCGTGGGACGAACTGCCGGCGAATTATCTATCTTGGCGGCCTGGGAGAACTGGGCCCGGATCTAAGCCGTCACCTGCACAGCCGACGTGAAGTCGCTGAAATATTATGCAACAGTGAATTCGACACAACGGTTTTTCGGGCCGCGATGATCATCGGATCAGGCTCCGCATCTTTCGAAATCCTTCGATATCTTGTCGAACGACTTCCGATCATGATCACGCCCAAATGGGTAAAAATGGAAACACAACCGATCGCGATCCGTGACGTTTTACGCTACCTAGTCGAATGCCTAAAAGTCCCTGAAACCGCCGACCGAGTGATCGATATTGGCGGGACAGATGTGTTCACTTACCAACAGCTCATGCAGGTGATGGCCAAATCTCTAGGACTGACCAAACGAATCATTCTGCCAATCCCCGTGCTAACCCCGAAACTAAGTTCCGCTTGGATATCTCTGGTAACCCCGGTCAACGCAAGCATCGCCAGACCGCTCGCCGAGGGACTTCGCAACCGCACCGTCTGCCGCGACGACACAGCGCAACGTTTGATGCCAGGACCTCTATTGGGAGTGAAAGAAGCGATCGATGCGGCGCTGGGGAAGTGGCGGATGGACGACGTCGAAACTCGATGGTCGACGGCCGGAGCAATGCCTGGTGATCCCGAATGGTCCGGCGGAAAGGTTTTCTTGGATCAACGTCGCAGAAACGTAAATGCTTCGGCTCGTCAAACTTTTACAGCGTTAAGCCAAATCGGGGGGAAATATGGATACTGGGGCGCCGATTGGCTTTGGTGGCTTCGCGGATTAATGGACAAGGCAATTGGAGGCCCAGGACTTCGCCGCGGCCGTCGGCATCCTAAGAAACTGAGTTACGGCGAGGCCGTCGATTTCTGGCGTGTCAATGGATACAAGAATGGTGAATGGTTACGGCTAACAGCAGAGATGAAACTACCCGGAGTCGCTGAACTTGAATTTCAAGTGGAAGCCGTTGACGATACCCATTCCTGCATCACTCAAACCGCCCGGTTCCGCCCATCCGGTCTTCTGGGCCTAGCCTATTGGTACGCAGTCCTGCCACTGCACTTCTTCGTTTTTCCCAAAATGATCAACGGGATCGTAAGGGATGCCGAAAAGCCCACCGATTAG
- a CDS encoding zf-HC2 domain-containing protein produces MSTNDCQSMQLLLSAYHDGELSTAQSKTVAKHIESCTVCTEELRQFVSLGAVFSQSPVPATPAGIWQKIEAELPRAVEPVSPSRRFGDWFRQSSYGPAIASTAASILVLVGLGIWYGGEVDHAGSGGRMAMPSHGEMPMDPDHMKEFAGVMDDYLQQLSTNPDQAEQMLLAKYHGEKVDAESAVRLVGYRPIVSGGLPDGYSLASTSVLEMPCCTCVKAVCKRNDGSTLVLFEHDDEEAAWFGNRPSSMAKCGDKSCCLVDLDSSIAATWKQGTRSVTAVGVRDAEEVARLVDWLGKGI; encoded by the coding sequence ATGTCAACCAACGATTGCCAATCGATGCAGCTTCTGCTGTCGGCCTACCACGACGGTGAGCTATCGACTGCGCAGTCCAAGACCGTCGCGAAACATATTGAATCGTGCACCGTCTGTACGGAAGAGCTACGTCAGTTTGTGTCGCTTGGAGCGGTTTTTAGTCAGTCCCCAGTGCCGGCAACCCCAGCGGGGATCTGGCAAAAAATCGAAGCCGAGTTACCGAGGGCTGTCGAGCCCGTGTCGCCGTCGCGTCGATTTGGAGACTGGTTTCGACAGTCTTCTTATGGGCCGGCAATCGCTTCAACGGCCGCTTCAATTTTGGTGCTGGTGGGGCTGGGGATTTGGTATGGCGGAGAAGTCGATCATGCGGGGAGTGGTGGCAGGATGGCGATGCCGTCGCATGGTGAAATGCCGATGGATCCCGACCACATGAAAGAGTTTGCCGGAGTGATGGATGATTACTTGCAACAACTTTCTACAAACCCAGATCAAGCTGAGCAGATGCTGTTGGCAAAATACCACGGCGAGAAAGTCGACGCGGAGTCTGCGGTACGGCTAGTTGGCTATCGCCCGATTGTCTCAGGAGGGTTGCCAGACGGTTATTCGCTCGCGTCAACGAGTGTCCTGGAGATGCCATGTTGCACTTGTGTCAAAGCCGTCTGTAAACGCAATGATGGTTCAACGTTGGTGCTTTTCGAGCACGATGACGAAGAGGCAGCATGGTTTGGCAATCGACCTTCCAGCATGGCCAAGTGCGGTGACAAGAGCTGCTGCCTAGTGGATCTGGATTCCAGTATCGCAGCGACCTGGAAGCAAGGGACAAGAAGCGTGACCGCGGTGGGAGTGCGAGATGCAGAGGAAGTGGCGAGGTTAGTGGACTGGTTGGGGAAAGGGATTTAG
- a CDS encoding zinc ribbon domain-containing protein, whose product MTTPLNHVKCPHCGKDVDDRAPACPQCGKKIYVNVPGDITPTKHPPIDSPE is encoded by the coding sequence ATGACAACGCCTCTGAATCATGTCAAATGCCCGCACTGCGGCAAGGATGTCGACGACCGTGCCCCAGCGTGCCCTCAATGCGGAAAGAAAATTTACGTCAATGTCCCGGGAGATATTACCCCGACCAAACACCCTCCCATTGATTCCCCTGAATAG
- a CDS encoding ferritin-like domain-containing protein translates to MNLDSLYKLYIHELKDLYSAENQLLDALPKMQAAATDTHLKESFAKHLAETKVHVQRLENVFKGLDFEPGGHRCNAMEGIISEGEELLKEDIPPRVLDAALIAAAQRVEHYEMAGYGTARAFAEKLGEHEAAETLQLTLDEEGKTNRHLSRLAERSINFLATRVVAEA, encoded by the coding sequence ATGAATCTTGACTCCCTTTATAAACTGTACATTCACGAGCTAAAAGATTTGTACAGTGCCGAAAATCAGCTTCTTGATGCACTTCCCAAGATGCAAGCTGCCGCGACCGACACTCATCTGAAAGAATCGTTCGCAAAGCATTTGGCGGAAACCAAGGTCCACGTCCAACGTCTAGAAAATGTCTTTAAGGGGTTGGACTTTGAACCGGGGGGTCACCGTTGCAACGCAATGGAAGGAATCATCAGCGAAGGCGAAGAGTTACTAAAAGAGGATATTCCACCACGAGTGTTGGACGCAGCGCTGATCGCCGCTGCCCAGCGAGTGGAGCACTACGAGATGGCCGGTTATGGAACGGCGCGGGCCTTTGCAGAAAAGCTTGGCGAGCATGAAGCCGCGGAAACCTTGCAACTAACGCTCGATGAAGAAGGTAAAACCAACCGCCATCTTTCGCGATTGGCCGAGCGAAGCATTAACTTCTTGGCGACTCGAGTCGTCGCAGAGGCTTAG
- a CDS encoding DUF4235 domain-containing protein, which translates to MLDTLHEKYEQVRDEASERTGVGQPDTRNAGIGMTESAVAFAAALGATLVARELLEATWRTTLDRDPPKNPASHEVAWKEAVLWGAVSGALVGVARIASRRLSTDAVRKLRS; encoded by the coding sequence ATGCTGGATACACTCCATGAGAAATACGAACAAGTACGAGATGAAGCAAGTGAACGGACAGGGGTAGGGCAACCGGATACCAGAAATGCCGGTATCGGAATGACAGAGTCGGCGGTTGCGTTCGCTGCGGCACTTGGTGCTACCCTTGTCGCCCGCGAACTACTTGAAGCGACATGGCGAACGACACTCGACCGTGATCCACCAAAGAATCCAGCGTCACATGAGGTCGCGTGGAAAGAGGCCGTTCTGTGGGGCGCCGTCTCCGGTGCCCTCGTCGGAGTCGCCCGCATCGCTTCACGTCGACTGAGCACAGATGCCGTACGCAAACTGCGTTCGTAG
- a CDS encoding YqaE/Pmp3 family membrane protein, whose amino-acid sequence MTAIANENSILKIILAVLLPPLAVYMNTGLSTQFWLNLVLTIVGFWVVGVVHALIVVL is encoded by the coding sequence ATGACAGCCATCGCTAACGAAAACAGTATTCTCAAAATCATTCTTGCCGTCTTGCTACCACCTTTGGCTGTGTACATGAACACCGGCCTGAGCACGCAATTTTGGTTGAATTTAGTCCTGACCATTGTTGGGTTCTGGGTGGTGGGTGTCGTGCACGCATTGATTGTCGTGCTGTAA
- a CDS encoding endonuclease III domain-containing protein, giving the protein MAHQSLPPEQIAQAFRILSSEMPGRVPGAMGPKRQPNPFRSCISCMLSAQSRDANTATATKALFRLARTPRTMLNLSEEDVKTAIKPCGLYNLKAKNIHNFCHALLDDFDGVVPNTRTELMQLPGIGRKCADIVLQFAFAIDTIAVDTHVHRVCNRTGIARGTTAEKTAAALEKTAPSWAFREGHFWLIQFGKKVCLARAPKCATCPLQHLCQKRAEETASGTSLSKKRTSGKAEPSSAN; this is encoded by the coding sequence ATGGCACATCAATCATTGCCACCAGAGCAAATCGCACAGGCATTTCGGATACTATCTTCCGAGATGCCAGGTCGAGTGCCCGGGGCAATGGGGCCTAAACGACAGCCCAATCCATTCCGCTCGTGCATCTCTTGCATGTTGTCGGCACAGTCGCGGGACGCTAACACCGCGACCGCTACCAAGGCATTGTTCAGACTTGCTCGCACGCCAAGAACGATGTTGAATCTGAGCGAAGAGGATGTCAAGACAGCGATCAAGCCTTGTGGACTGTACAATCTAAAAGCGAAGAACATTCACAACTTCTGCCATGCTTTATTGGACGACTTTGATGGAGTCGTGCCAAACACCCGAACCGAATTGATGCAATTGCCGGGGATCGGCAGGAAGTGTGCCGACATCGTGCTGCAGTTCGCCTTCGCTATCGACACGATTGCTGTCGACACGCATGTCCATCGAGTCTGTAACCGAACCGGAATCGCTCGGGGCACAACAGCGGAGAAAACAGCTGCGGCTTTAGAGAAGACGGCACCTTCGTGGGCTTTTCGCGAAGGACACTTCTGGCTGATTCAGTTCGGCAAGAAAGTTTGCTTAGCACGAGCGCCAAAGTGTGCGACGTGCCCGCTTCAACACCTTTGCCAAAAGCGGGCCGAAGAGACCGCGAGCGGAACGAGCCTGAGCAAAAAAAGAACCTCTGGTAAAGCAGAGCCCTCAAGTGCAAACTGA
- a CDS encoding four-helix bundle copper-binding protein — MSNATVTKQDCIENCQECRTTLNDMLTATCLAEGGDHVDPSHVKLMLDCAAACNACVDFMSRNSDFHSLYCRACAEICQACADSCLKIGGMETCVECCRRCHESCSAMAS; from the coding sequence ATGAGTAACGCAACTGTAACCAAGCAAGACTGTATCGAGAATTGCCAAGAATGCCGCACGACTCTTAATGACATGCTGACGGCAACCTGCCTTGCCGAAGGTGGCGATCATGTCGATCCATCACACGTTAAACTTATGCTGGACTGTGCCGCCGCGTGCAACGCATGTGTTGATTTTATGTCTCGCAACAGCGACTTTCATTCCCTTTACTGTAGAGCTTGCGCTGAAATCTGTCAGGCCTGTGCGGACAGTTGCCTAAAAATTGGCGGCATGGAAACGTGCGTGGAATGCTGTCGTAGGTGTCATGAGAGCTGTTCAGCGATGGCGTCGTAG
- a CDS encoding SHD1 domain-containing protein: MRASPGEADPFPAQTLQGHPYIDPVQAQVIPIMRHAAKRLIFFLSTATMLGLFAQCSAEETRQWTDASGKFRVEAELLAADKNLVVLEKDDGDLIAVRRAQLSEPDRQYIQQSDAAAKASSAPRIDSEWKLNDGEVVAGRLMGFGRQELSIKRELGDLWINDHRLEDLPTAYRKVLPNVVAAIDQKPIGSLEALEKHLAEHGGGPYKYTVSGVQLELKEWGVITIPLALLTEKEAEEVRPGFARWQAAQQEDVSEEDRYETTSRERLALNSRDRQRRRYQAAGQQAWQQRQMRMLELGLLAADAGVTDIWQVEVIPPNSYGYGRMVVVSAQNSSFARRKVAQQFPGWMIGAIAKRSY, from the coding sequence ATGCGTGCATCGCCAGGAGAGGCGGATCCGTTCCCCGCTCAGACGTTGCAAGGCCACCCTTACATCGATCCCGTCCAAGCCCAGGTGATTCCAATCATGCGACACGCCGCCAAACGACTTATCTTCTTTCTTTCAACGGCGACCATGCTGGGTCTTTTCGCCCAATGTTCTGCTGAGGAAACGAGGCAGTGGACCGATGCGAGTGGAAAATTCCGGGTCGAAGCGGAACTCCTTGCTGCCGATAAAAACTTGGTGGTCTTGGAAAAAGATGACGGCGATTTAATCGCCGTCCGCCGCGCACAACTCTCGGAACCGGATCGTCAATATATTCAGCAAAGTGACGCTGCGGCAAAGGCGTCGTCGGCGCCACGCATCGATTCCGAGTGGAAACTTAACGATGGCGAAGTGGTTGCTGGCCGCCTGATGGGCTTTGGACGACAGGAACTAAGCATCAAACGCGAGCTAGGTGATTTGTGGATCAATGATCATCGCCTTGAAGATCTTCCTACCGCCTATCGCAAGGTCCTCCCAAACGTCGTCGCGGCGATCGACCAAAAGCCGATCGGATCACTGGAAGCGTTGGAAAAACACCTCGCCGAACACGGAGGCGGCCCCTACAAGTACACCGTTAGCGGCGTCCAACTGGAACTGAAGGAATGGGGGGTTATCACCATTCCACTCGCTCTCCTGACGGAGAAAGAGGCAGAGGAAGTCAGGCCAGGTTTCGCCCGCTGGCAAGCAGCCCAGCAGGAAGATGTCAGTGAGGAAGATCGGTACGAAACCACAAGCCGTGAGCGATTGGCGCTCAACAGCCGCGACCGGCAACGGCGCCGCTATCAAGCGGCAGGACAGCAAGCCTGGCAACAACGTCAAATGCGAATGCTGGAATTGGGATTGCTGGCGGCGGACGCGGGCGTAACCGACATCTGGCAAGTCGAAGTGATCCCGCCTAATAGCTATGGCTACGGAAGAATGGTTGTCGTGTCGGCTCAAAACAGTTCGTTCGCAAGACGAAAAGTCGCACAGCAATTCCCTGGCTGGATGATTGGTGCGATCGCAAAACGAAGCTATTAA